The following are encoded together in the Candidatus Omnitrophota bacterium genome:
- the pfkA gene encoding 6-phosphofructokinase gives MKKGIKKIGVLCSGGDGPGMNAAIRSVVRSSLAYGISVGGIMRGYEGLIDDEIIAMDHRSVSNIINRGGTILKTARSKRFKTPEGMKKAFDVFKKHRMDGLIVIGGDGSYRGADEFYKRYKVPVVGMPGTIDNDLCGTDQTIGCSTAVNTALEAIDKIRDTAHSMERIFIVEVMGNSSGYIAMQVALGSGAESVIIPERKFDYEKLFTDVQEGYRKGKISWIVITAEGAGKAPDVAKKIMQTTGLETRFVVLGHVQRGGVPTASDRILATRLGVAAVELLLKGIYGKSVGVLQEKISVVPLAQACHRKKSYIDEYDRLMKLLR, from the coding sequence ATGAAAAAGGGTATCAAAAAGATCGGCGTACTTTGTTCCGGCGGTGACGGCCCGGGAATGAACGCGGCAATCCGCAGTGTGGTGCGCAGCAGCCTCGCTTACGGCATATCGGTCGGCGGAATTATGCGCGGTTACGAGGGATTGATCGACGATGAAATTATTGCGATGGATCATCGCTCCGTTTCCAACATTATCAATCGCGGCGGAACGATTCTTAAAACGGCGCGTTCCAAAAGATTTAAAACGCCCGAAGGAATGAAAAAGGCGTTCGATGTTTTTAAAAAACACCGCATGGATGGCTTGATCGTTATTGGCGGCGATGGAAGTTATCGCGGTGCTGATGAATTTTATAAAAGATATAAAGTGCCGGTCGTTGGAATGCCCGGAACGATCGACAATGATCTATGCGGCACCGATCAGACCATCGGTTGTTCTACGGCAGTTAATACGGCGCTAGAGGCTATCGACAAAATTCGCGATACGGCGCATAGCATGGAACGGATCTTTATTGTTGAGGTTATGGGAAATTCTTCCGGTTATATTGCGATGCAAGTTGCTTTAGGCTCTGGCGCTGAAAGCGTTATTATTCCGGAAAGAAAATTTGATTATGAAAAACTTTTTACCGATGTCCAGGAAGGGTATCGTAAGGGAAAAATAAGCTGGATCGTTATTACCGCCGAAGGCGCCGGCAAGGCTCCGGATGTCGCGAAGAAGATCATGCAAACAACGGGGCTGGAAACACGGTTCGTTGTCTTGGGCCATGTTCAGCGCGGCGGGGTTCCGACGGCGTCCGACAGGATTTTGGCAACACGTTTAGGCGTGGCGGCGGTTGAATTACTGCTCAAAGGCATTTACGGAAAATCCGTTGGGGTTTTACAGGAAAAGATCAGCGTTGTTCCATTAGCACAAGCTTGTCATCGAAAGAAAAGTTATATTGACGAATATGACCGTTTGATGAAGCTTTTAAGATAA
- a CDS encoding class II fructose-bisphosphate aldolase has product MSQALDIDVLVSELITNDDISAKQKIVGEIFKMAKAKGIFLASIHDLYKARGEGKWSDFTVPAMNLRCLTYYLAKAIFRVANKTNAGAFIFEIAKSEMGYTGQPPIEYTGVILAAAVKENFSGPVFIQGDHCQLKAKAFFADPKKEVTAVKHLLEDCIASGFYNIDIDSSTLVDLDKKTTAEQQENNFKVCAELTEHIRKIQPEGIMVSAGGEIGEVGGKNSTVEELKAFMDGYLACLPPGTEGISKISIQTGTSHGGVVLPDGTMAQVKVDFDCIKTLSKYARDNYGISGAVQHGASTLPSNAFGKFPEMDTVEIHLATNFQNMMFDSVLFPKELKEKMYLWVKKNCADEKKANQTEEQFVYSARKKALGPFKKEIFALPEKIKEGIAQEMEAKFDFLFKQLKVGNTKAIVGQFIKRKDVELGLNKQAKAILDGEGDD; this is encoded by the coding sequence ATGTCTCAAGCTTTGGATATTGATGTTTTGGTTAGTGAGTTAATTACCAACGATGATATTTCGGCGAAACAAAAGATCGTCGGCGAGATCTTTAAAATGGCTAAGGCCAAGGGTATTTTCTTGGCTTCCATTCATGATCTTTATAAAGCCCGCGGTGAAGGAAAGTGGAGCGATTTTACCGTTCCGGCGATGAATTTACGCTGTTTAACCTATTATTTGGCTAAGGCGATCTTTCGCGTTGCCAACAAAACCAATGCGGGCGCTTTTATCTTTGAAATCGCCAAATCCGAAATGGGCTATACTGGCCAACCGCCGATCGAATATACGGGCGTTATTTTAGCGGCTGCAGTTAAGGAGAATTTCTCCGGCCCTGTATTCATTCAAGGTGATCATTGCCAATTAAAAGCCAAAGCCTTTTTTGCTGATCCCAAAAAAGAAGTAACCGCGGTTAAGCATTTGCTGGAAGACTGCATTGCTTCTGGTTTTTATAATATCGACATCGATAGCTCAACTTTGGTTGATCTTGATAAAAAAACTACTGCCGAACAGCAGGAGAATAATTTCAAGGTCTGCGCTGAGCTGACGGAACATATTCGCAAAATTCAGCCTGAAGGCATTATGGTTTCTGCCGGAGGCGAGATCGGTGAAGTTGGCGGGAAAAATAGCACCGTAGAAGAATTAAAAGCGTTCATGGACGGTTACTTGGCTTGTTTACCGCCCGGAACCGAAGGGATCAGCAAAATCAGCATTCAAACCGGAACATCGCACGGCGGCGTGGTTTTACCCGACGGCACGATGGCTCAGGTGAAAGTTGATTTTGATTGCATTAAAACTTTGTCAAAATATGCGCGCGACAATTACGGGATTTCCGGCGCGGTGCAGCATGGTGCGTCCACCTTGCCGTCCAACGCCTTTGGAAAATTCCCGGAAATGGACACCGTCGAGATCCATTTAGCGACGAATTTCCAGAACATGATGTTTGACAGCGTTTTGTTCCCTAAAGAACTTAAGGAAAAAATGTATCTGTGGGTGAAAAAGAATTGCGCGGATGAAAAGAAAGCTAATCAAACCGAAGAGCAATTTGTTTATTCAGCCCGCAAAAAGGCTTTAGGGCCGTTCAAGAAAGAAATTTTCGCTTTGCCGGAAAAAATTAAAGAAGGCATTGCCCAAGAGATGGAAGCCAAATTTGATTTCCTCTTTAAACAGCTCAAAGTAGGAAATACAAAAGCGATCGTTGGGCAATTCATTAAACGCAAGGATGTTGAATTAGGGTTAAACAAACAAGCCAAAGCGATTTTAGATGGCGAGGGTGATGACTAA
- a CDS encoding prepilin peptidase produces MIETIWPLFMFILGSMIGSFLNVCIVRMPQERSIVFPRSHCVHCQKQIAWYDNIPFVSYLVLRGKCRFCKKPISFRYFLVEFITAVFFLGFYLYFGLNGQLFAYLVLVCGLIVATFVDLEHRIIPDEISVGGMVVGFILSCALPQLHNTNSHLVAMGQSALGILVGGGTIYAMGLLGDLIFKKESMGGGDVKFLAMIGAFLGWKMAVATFFIAPIFGAVAGIIVKIRTKESVIAYGPFLALGALISLFWSGPLIEWFLSGYGLY; encoded by the coding sequence ATGATAGAGACAATTTGGCCTTTGTTCATGTTTATTTTAGGATCGATGATCGGAAGCTTTCTTAATGTCTGCATCGTGCGCATGCCGCAGGAACGCTCCATTGTTTTTCCGCGTTCACACTGCGTTCACTGCCAGAAACAGATCGCTTGGTATGACAATATTCCGTTTGTCAGTTATCTTGTCCTTCGGGGGAAATGCCGCTTTTGTAAAAAGCCTATTTCTTTTCGGTATTTTCTGGTGGAATTCATAACGGCAGTTTTTTTCTTAGGGTTTTATCTTTATTTCGGGCTTAACGGACAATTATTTGCGTATCTTGTTTTGGTGTGCGGCCTTATTGTGGCGACCTTTGTTGATTTGGAACATAGGATCATTCCTGATGAAATTAGCGTCGGAGGAATGGTCGTAGGGTTTATTTTAAGCTGCGCTTTGCCGCAATTGCACAATACCAATTCTCATCTTGTGGCTATGGGGCAATCGGCATTAGGGATTCTAGTTGGCGGCGGAACGATCTATGCGATGGGCCTTTTAGGCGATCTTATCTTTAAGAAAGAATCTATGGGTGGGGGAGATGTAAAATTTCTGGCGATGATCGGCGCGTTTTTAGGCTGGAAAATGGCGGTTGCGACATTTTTCATTGCTCCTATTTTTGGAGCTGTGGCCGGAATTATTGTCAAGATCCGCACGAAAGAAAGCGTTATTGCTTACGGGCCGTTTCTGGCTTTAGGAGCACTTATTAGTCTTTTTTGGTCGGGACCGTTAATCGAGTGGTTTTTGAGCGGCTACGGACTTTATTAG
- a CDS encoding methyltransferase domain-containing protein, whose amino-acid sequence MNTVMQNKAEVQNNSTIKLHLGCGTNKLSGWVNIDSVKDCQPDLVHDIMRPLPYADQTVDEILAEDLLEHFDKYMRYIVFGDWARVLKIGGTITIRVPNFKKLLFRYFKFGFDNLVDMAFGENMWRSEIYLGHFGNHKWGYSPESLSAFVKNFGITSSKVTLEGLNIKLVGSKDRHATTDELNKLMIYAHANKTGQGKPFLSLGFVREKINKFQNSI is encoded by the coding sequence ATGAATACAGTTATGCAAAACAAAGCCGAAGTTCAAAATAATTCTACGATCAAGCTTCACCTCGGATGCGGGACGAATAAATTGTCCGGCTGGGTCAATATTGATTCTGTTAAAGACTGTCAGCCCGATTTAGTTCACGATATCATGCGTCCTTTGCCGTACGCGGACCAAACGGTCGATGAGATCTTAGCGGAAGACCTCCTCGAGCATTTTGATAAATATATGCGCTATATTGTTTTTGGCGATTGGGCGCGGGTTTTAAAAATCGGTGGCACAATAACCATTCGTGTGCCAAACTTTAAAAAGCTTCTTTTCCGGTATTTTAAATTTGGGTTTGATAATTTAGTGGATATGGCCTTTGGAGAGAATATGTGGCGTTCAGAAATTTATTTAGGGCATTTTGGCAATCACAAATGGGGTTATTCGCCCGAGAGTTTAAGCGCTTTTGTGAAAAATTTTGGCATTACTTCATCAAAAGTTACTCTCGAAGGCCTTAACATCAAGCTAGTCGGTTCCAAAGACCGACACGCGACCACTGATGAACTAAATAAACTGATGATTTACGCACATGCCAACAAAACGGGCCAAGGGAAACCATTCCTTTCGCTTGGGTTTGTTAGGGAAAAAATCAATAAATTTCAAAACTCAATTTAA
- the aroE gene encoding shikimate dehydrogenase, whose protein sequence is MEDQKTYYGLVGYPVSHSLSPLMHNTAFAELGIKASYELFPLKEEELEPFFNRLKEKSCDIQGINVTVPYKEKVIGYLNGVSPYAQKAKAVNTVVISPQRSLQGFNTDGPGFLTHLTELGFDTKDKKIAMIGCGGVARAIVSVLCLLPERPKLITIYDVQKEKADGLISDLGSRLDVSIVKNVGEVSDLGLKEAQLLINATPIGLKEEDPCIVDEKALHEKMLVYDVIYNPLETKLLKAAKKKGAKTANGLKMLYYQGVLAFQHWMNAELEPEVKNKMWQSLVKGLSAH, encoded by the coding sequence ATGGAAGATCAAAAAACATATTACGGCTTAGTTGGCTATCCTGTTTCGCATAGCCTTTCGCCTTTAATGCATAATACGGCTTTTGCCGAGTTGGGCATTAAGGCTTCTTATGAGCTTTTTCCTCTTAAAGAAGAAGAGCTAGAGCCTTTTTTTAATCGCTTGAAGGAAAAAAGTTGCGATATCCAAGGTATCAATGTAACGGTTCCATATAAAGAAAAAGTGATCGGTTATCTTAATGGCGTAAGCCCTTACGCGCAAAAAGCCAAAGCCGTTAATACGGTGGTGATCTCTCCTCAACGAAGCCTTCAGGGTTTCAACACGGATGGGCCGGGATTTCTGACGCATCTGACAGAGCTGGGGTTTGACACAAAGGACAAAAAAATCGCCATGATCGGCTGCGGAGGGGTAGCGCGGGCGATCGTATCTGTCCTTTGCCTTTTGCCTGAGCGGCCGAAATTAATTACGATCTATGATGTTCAAAAAGAAAAAGCCGACGGGCTTATTAGCGATCTAGGTAGCCGTCTGGATGTAAGCATTGTAAAGAATGTCGGCGAGGTTTCTGATTTGGGCCTTAAAGAAGCTCAGTTATTGATCAACGCGACACCTATCGGCTTAAAAGAAGAAGATCCCTGCATCGTCGATGAAAAGGCTTTGCACGAAAAAATGCTTGTTTATGATGTGATCTATAATCCTTTGGAGACCAAGCTATTAAAAGCGGCAAAGAAAAAAGGTGCCAAAACGGCCAATGGATTAAAGATGCTTTATTATCAAGGGGTTTTGGCATTTCAACATTGGATGAATGCTGAGTTAGAGCCGGAAGTAAAAAACAAAATGTGGCAAAGCCTAGTGAAAGGGCTTTCGGCCCATTAA
- the dprA gene encoding DNA-processing protein DprA → MNEAEALMALNAVPGLGNARIKKLIDRFGCAKTVFSSSAKDLGSSGIVSSEIVNLIKTLDVDDYLKQEAQLIKRFGTEVVAFTDEQYPKNLKEIPDCPVLLYCKGNISKLDHLAVAVVGSRKASMYGQATAEKLGTNLAELGIAVVSGMARGIDTCAHRGALKAKGITAAVLGCGLSHIYPPENKKLFDQIAEQGTVISEFSMATPPAAYHFPQRNRIISGLSLGVVVVEASFKSGALITSDFALEQGREVFAVPGKIDNPAALGVNRLIQQGAKLINGVEDIIEELKPHLQLPVERSIQKEEEKTVLHDPLDPKQGGVYRLLNKEPAHIDTLVDKTQFSLPQISSILLQLELKKLIKQLPGKFFVRIEK, encoded by the coding sequence ATGAATGAAGCAGAAGCTTTGATGGCTTTAAATGCGGTTCCCGGATTAGGGAATGCCCGCATTAAGAAATTGATCGACCGTTTTGGCTGTGCCAAAACCGTTTTTTCTTCCTCGGCCAAGGACCTTGGATCTAGCGGTATTGTTTCATCGGAAATAGTCAACTTGATAAAAACCCTCGATGTCGACGACTATTTGAAACAAGAAGCTCAATTGATCAAGCGTTTTGGGACAGAGGTTGTCGCGTTTACGGATGAACAATATCCTAAAAACCTTAAAGAAATTCCCGATTGTCCGGTGCTTTTGTATTGTAAAGGAAATATCTCAAAGCTTGATCATTTGGCCGTTGCCGTTGTCGGCTCTCGAAAAGCATCGATGTATGGACAGGCGACCGCGGAGAAGCTGGGTACAAATTTAGCCGAATTAGGAATAGCGGTTGTTTCGGGGATGGCGCGCGGCATTGATACGTGCGCGCACCGGGGAGCGTTAAAAGCAAAAGGCATAACGGCCGCTGTTTTAGGCTGCGGCTTGTCGCATATTTATCCGCCGGAAAATAAAAAATTATTTGATCAAATTGCCGAGCAAGGAACGGTTATTTCAGAATTCTCGATGGCAACGCCACCTGCGGCTTATCATTTTCCTCAGCGCAATCGGATCATTAGCGGGCTTTCTTTAGGCGTTGTGGTGGTAGAGGCATCCTTTAAAAGCGGAGCGCTTATTACCAGCGATTTTGCTCTAGAACAAGGACGGGAAGTTTTTGCTGTTCCCGGGAAAATTGATAATCCGGCGGCCTTAGGTGTTAATCGCCTCATTCAACAAGGGGCGAAGCTCATTAATGGCGTTGAAGATATCATTGAAGAATTAAAGCCGCATCTTCAGCTTCCCGTTGAAAGAAGTATTCAAAAAGAAGAGGAAAAGACGGTTTTACACGATCCTCTTGACCCAAAACAGGGAGGCGTCTATCGGCTTCTCAATAAGGAACCGGCGCATATCGACACATTGGTTGATAAAACTCAGTTTTCTTTGCCGCAAATATCATCAATTCTGCTACAATTAGAGCTCAAAAAGCTTATTAAACAGTTGCCGGGAAAGTTTTTTGTCCGGATAGAGAAATAA
- the crcB gene encoding fluoride efflux transporter CrcB, with amino-acid sequence MDKILYLSLGGIVGTLARYGLAGVVYRFFGTSFPFGTFAVNILGCLLVGFFASLSDKKFLLDPNTRLLLMVGFCGAFTTFSTLILETDHLLKDGEMIKAFLNILLSVVVGFIVFRVGIFLGKII; translated from the coding sequence ATGGACAAAATTCTTTACTTGAGCCTCGGAGGAATTGTCGGAACGCTGGCAAGATACGGCCTGGCGGGTGTGGTTTATCGATTTTTTGGGACGAGTTTCCCATTTGGGACATTTGCCGTAAATATTCTAGGATGTTTATTGGTCGGATTCTTTGCCTCTCTTTCAGATAAAAAGTTTCTACTCGATCCCAATACGCGTTTGCTGCTTATGGTTGGCTTTTGCGGGGCCTTTACTACTTTTTCCACGCTTATTTTAGAAACGGATCATTTACTTAAAGACGGTGAAATGATCAAAGCTTTTTTAAATATTTTGCTAAGCGTTGTGGTTGGTTTTATTGTTTTTAGGGTTGGCATTTTCTTGGGAAAAATCATATAA
- a CDS encoding shikimate kinase has product MNKNIVLVGFMGAGKSVTAKQLQELSQRSLVSTDELIEKKEGKAISRIFQENGEAYFRDLERKVIEEISRKENLIIDCGGGVILDQGNIDNLKKNGVIFYLKVSPEIIYERIKHETHRPLLKVDNPKIKIKELLEKRQSRYEQADQIIDTSGKTIDQVAGSILKLI; this is encoded by the coding sequence ATGAATAAGAATATTGTTTTAGTCGGATTTATGGGCGCAGGTAAATCTGTGACAGCTAAGCAGTTGCAAGAGCTTTCCCAGAGAAGCCTTGTTTCGACCGACGAATTGATCGAAAAAAAGGAAGGCAAGGCGATCAGCCGGATCTTTCAGGAAAACGGTGAAGCCTATTTTCGTGATCTGGAGCGAAAAGTCATCGAAGAGATCTCTCGAAAAGAAAATCTCATTATTGATTGCGGCGGCGGCGTTATTCTCGACCAGGGCAATATCGACAATTTAAAGAAAAACGGTGTTATTTTCTACCTTAAGGTATCACCGGAAATTATTTATGAGCGTATCAAGCACGAAACGCATCGTCCGCTCTTGAAGGTGGACAATCCAAAAATAAAAATTAAAGAGCTGCTAGAGAAAAGACAATCCCGCTACGAACAAGCCGACCAGATAATCGATACTTCCGGAAAGACCATTGATCAGGTTGCCGGCAGCATTTTAAAATTAATTTAG
- the ilvC gene encoding ketol-acid reductoisomerase, translating into MAKIYYEKDTDLNFIKDKTIAVIGYGIQGRGQALNLRDSGLKVIIGQREGSVNYDQAKKDGFEPMDAAAAAKQADIIQILTQDHVQAEIYKKSIRKHLKKGKTLMFSHGFNIHFKQIVPSPDVDVVMIAPKGPGSLVRRQYEEGKGVPCLVAVHQDASGNALKTALAYANGIGGARAGILETTFKEETETDLFGEQSVLCGGASELIKAGFDTLVEAGYQPEIAYFECLHELKLITDLIYEGGLQGMRKKVSDTAEYGDYTRGPRVVDAKTRKTMKKILGEIQSGKFAREWIRENKQGRPNFNKYREETAALQVEKVGAELRGMMPWMKK; encoded by the coding sequence ATGGCTAAAATTTATTATGAGAAAGACACTGATTTAAATTTTATCAAAGATAAGACGATCGCGGTGATCGGTTATGGTATTCAAGGCCGCGGACAAGCCTTAAATTTACGCGACAGCGGTTTAAAAGTTATTATTGGCCAACGGGAAGGTTCGGTCAATTACGATCAAGCTAAGAAGGATGGTTTTGAGCCCATGGATGCCGCGGCCGCCGCAAAACAAGCGGACATTATTCAGATCTTGACGCAAGACCATGTTCAGGCTGAGATCTATAAGAAATCCATCAGAAAACATCTTAAAAAGGGGAAAACGTTGATGTTTTCTCACGGATTTAATATTCATTTTAAACAAATTGTCCCTTCGCCGGATGTGGATGTAGTAATGATCGCGCCCAAAGGGCCGGGTTCGTTGGTTCGTCGTCAATACGAAGAGGGAAAAGGAGTTCCTTGTTTGGTTGCCGTTCATCAAGACGCGTCAGGAAATGCGTTAAAGACTGCGCTCGCTTACGCGAATGGAATTGGCGGCGCTCGCGCCGGAATTCTTGAAACAACATTTAAAGAAGAAACCGAAACCGATCTTTTTGGCGAGCAAAGTGTTTTGTGCGGCGGTGCTTCAGAACTTATTAAAGCCGGATTTGATACGCTTGTGGAAGCCGGATATCAGCCGGAAATCGCGTATTTTGAATGCTTACACGAATTAAAGCTCATTACCGACCTTATTTATGAAGGCGGCTTGCAAGGAATGCGCAAGAAAGTTTCTGATACAGCCGAATACGGTGATTATACGCGCGGCCCGCGTGTTGTCGATGCTAAAACGCGTAAAACCATGAAGAAAATTCTAGGCGAAATCCAATCCGGAAAATTTGCCCGCGAATGGATTAGGGAAAATAAGCAAGGCCGCCCCAATTTCAATAAATACCGCGAAGAAACAGCTGCTCTACAAGTTGAGAAAGTCGGTGCAGAGCTTCGTGGTATGATGCCTTGGATGAAGAAGTAA
- a CDS encoding DUF190 domain-containing protein, translating to MKIPADGKLLRIFIGEADKWQGKPLYEEIIYLAKKEKMAGATAIKGFMGFGCKSHLHTAKLLRLSEDLPIIIEIVDSEEKINQFLPHLDEMVKEGLITLEKANVVMYRA from the coding sequence ATGAAAATTCCGGCAGACGGAAAATTACTAAGAATTTTTATCGGCGAGGCCGACAAATGGCAGGGCAAACCTCTCTACGAAGAGATCATTTATCTGGCTAAAAAAGAAAAAATGGCCGGGGCAACCGCCATCAAAGGTTTTATGGGTTTCGGCTGTAAAAGCCACTTGCATACGGCCAAGCTTTTAAGGCTTTCGGAAGATCTTCCGATCATCATTGAAATTGTGGACAGCGAAGAAAAGATCAATCAATTTTTGCCGCATTTAGATGAGATGGTCAAAGAAGGATTGATCACTTTAGAAAAAGCCAATGTGGTTATGTATCGGGCTTAA
- a CDS encoding 2-isopropylmalate synthase, whose protein sequence is MDDKNKVLIFDTTLRDGEQAPGASMNEKEKLEIAYALERLGVDVIEAGFPVISEGDFNSVKNISKHIKNSIICGLARCVKKDIDAAYEAVKSAKYPRIHVFLATSKIHLQYKLKKSADEILQMAVDSVKYAKSKVSDIDFSPEDASRSEKDFLYRVLEAVIDAGATTVNIPDTVGYATPAEYGQLMADIKNNVPNIDKAIISAHCHDDLGLGVANSLAAVIGGARQVECTINGIGERAGNASMEEIVMAIKTRADFYKCFTNINTQEFCRISRLVSKYTGFIVPPNKAIVGANAFRHESGIHQDGILKERSTYEIMHGEDVGFMETGMVLGKHSGRHGFKVRLQALGINLNDAQLDKAFDRFKNIADKKKQVFDEDLIAIVEDETKLVQNTWQLIDLTITSGTNIAPKAKIVLQSKGKKHENSSSGDGPVDACYKAIDAITKMKGELLDYSIQSVTRGKDALGEVMVKARFADKKVIGHGASTDIIEASAKAYINAINKALSKDVAND, encoded by the coding sequence ATGGACGACAAAAATAAAGTATTGATCTTTGATACAACGCTGCGCGACGGAGAACAGGCTCCGGGCGCCAGCATGAATGAAAAAGAAAAGTTAGAGATCGCTTACGCTTTGGAACGTTTGGGCGTTGACGTGATCGAGGCCGGATTTCCCGTTATCTCCGAAGGGGATTTCAATTCGGTCAAAAACATCTCAAAACATATTAAGAATTCTATCATTTGCGGTTTGGCGCGTTGTGTTAAAAAAGACATTGACGCGGCCTATGAAGCGGTAAAATCAGCCAAATATCCGCGCATTCATGTTTTCTTGGCGACATCCAAGATCCACTTGCAGTATAAATTAAAGAAAAGCGCCGATGAGATCTTGCAGATGGCGGTTGATTCGGTGAAATACGCCAAATCAAAAGTTTCTGATATTGATTTTTCTCCGGAAGATGCTTCGCGCAGCGAAAAAGATTTTCTCTATCGCGTATTGGAAGCGGTCATTGATGCCGGTGCCACAACGGTTAATATTCCCGACACGGTCGGTTATGCAACTCCAGCGGAATATGGGCAATTAATGGCGGATATCAAAAACAATGTTCCCAATATTGATAAAGCGATCATTTCAGCGCATTGCCACGACGATCTGGGCTTAGGCGTTGCTAACTCTTTAGCGGCGGTGATCGGCGGAGCGCGCCAAGTAGAATGTACCATTAACGGCATTGGCGAACGCGCCGGCAATGCTTCCATGGAAGAGATCGTAATGGCGATCAAAACGCGCGCTGATTTTTATAAGTGCTTTACGAATATCAATACACAGGAATTTTGCCGTATTTCGCGGTTGGTGAGCAAATATACGGGGTTCATTGTTCCTCCCAACAAAGCCATCGTCGGGGCCAATGCTTTTCGGCATGAATCCGGCATTCATCAAGACGGGATCTTAAAGGAACGCTCAACGTATGAGATCATGCATGGCGAAGATGTTGGTTTTATGGAAACGGGAATGGTGTTAGGAAAACATTCCGGTCGGCACGGATTTAAAGTCCGCTTGCAAGCGTTAGGAATTAATTTAAACGATGCGCAATTAGATAAAGCCTTTGATCGGTTCAAAAATATTGCCGATAAAAAGAAACAGGTTTTTGATGAAGACCTGATCGCCATTGTGGAAGATGAAACGAAATTAGTCCAGAACACCTGGCAATTAATTGACCTGACCATCACTAGCGGAACGAATATCGCGCCCAAGGCAAAGATCGTTTTGCAATCCAAGGGAAAAAAGCATGAGAATAGTTCTTCCGGCGACGGCCCGGTGGATGCCTGTTACAAGGCGATCGACGCTATTACGAAGATGAAAGGCGAGTTGTTGGATTATTCTATTCAATCTGTTACTCGCGGAAAAGACGCTTTGGGCGAGGTAATGGTGAAAGCGCGTTTTGCGGATAAAAAAGTGATCGGCCATGGCGCCAGCACTGATATCATTGAGGCCTCTGCTAAAGCGTATATCAACGCCATTAACAAAGCGCTTTCTAAGGATGTCGCGAACGACTAA